A genome region from Meleagris gallopavo isolate NT-WF06-2002-E0010 breed Aviagen turkey brand Nicholas breeding stock chromosome 9, Turkey_5.1, whole genome shotgun sequence includes the following:
- the RADX gene encoding LOW QUALITY PROTEIN: RPA-related protein RADX (The sequence of the model RefSeq protein was modified relative to this genomic sequence to represent the inferred CDS: inserted 1 base in 1 codon) yields MNEGRTGRAAPELHGADGEERCRRPPFGSALRPLQPAAHPASPPPPXAPWSHGRVPPPLRGERRHYLPLWNNEDPYGDIWVAERPPARVDVDVSKLISLGQLETTWRSRIHFRPLLVRVLHKSRLRYYGKPEKKMDMPYQAYFEVADGSGMMSMVLWNSLCPEWYNSINVGTVLLLEQYAVKDSYPFKTQPTPRDPQMKRFTTIEISLNVRNPPTKISIISEEMVKPEWGLPEVKYRFVTRTELNDLPNNHSCDVIGLVTFVGRVERTRKKEDGEDFWLYRWAHAIDGTSDKPFILEIFATSQPDVFERIHPMTYLVCTQMRVVRDLSENPSHTVYLTTSNESQIFITGWHKGQPYTKDTKVKNFIQWTRTQSEANQMRKTVIGGYYPFPRPPNNFLKYCKNNKVESVLKAIGELGEEIEGLHYREHKRIAIQGIISAIRYISCSSAAEDASGVEPVQKDAQTLESSPVSKQDNVHKGKTRSLQAEELGSFREPSCTPREQHQHQTQLSKKSTAKRRTLHKSCTDTEQGTTSVTSVSSYPYYTRSAKKKLSLNEFQHEDSVQGQAPSDSSQCCADQEEINDTPETEEMARTCSSWQSDLWAQVKDKLMKYLHHSTIFPESIPCKFDYMYKDLLMQQYNLHAAVHQPKETRIDKNINEFKSTGGLGYYEVTVLGINHDVAIDVAFLPLFGHEDPHLFPVEEDESDPLLSCMSCISCQQKATGNGTFCDVFPLSSETVKAAMDLDGKHVVCILDVCHLGDDKVEVFLSKIYKTVEADVPDPV; encoded by the exons GCTCTGCATTGAGGCCGCTGCAGCCCGCCGCGCACCCCGCCTCGCCCCCACCCC CAGCGCCCTGGAGCCACGGCCGTGTCCCGCCGCCCCTGCGCGGGGAGAGGAGGCACTACCTGCCGCTCTGGAACAACGAGGATCCCTACGGGGACATCTGGGTGGCGGAGCGACCCCCGGCGCGGGTGGACGTCGACG TCTCTAAGCTGATTTCCCTTGGTCAGCTGGAAACAACCTGGAGAAGCAGAATTCATTTCCGCCCACTGCTGGTGAGAGTCCTGCACAAGTCTAGGCTAAGGTACTACGGGAagccagagaagaaaatggacATGCCGTACCAG GCTTACTTTGAAGTTGCCGATGGTTCAGGCATGATGTCCATGGTTCTGTGGAATTCCTTGTGTCCCGAATGGTATAACAGTATAAATGTTGGCACCGTGCTCCTCCTTGAACAGTATGCTGTCAAAGACAGTTATCCATTTAAAACACAGCCAACCCCAAGAGATCCACAGATGAAGAGATTTACTACAATCG aAATCAGCCTCAACGTACGAAACCCACCTACCAAGATAAGTATAATTTCCGAGGAAATGGTTAAGCCAGAGTGGGGATTGCCTGAAGTTAAATACCGGTTTGTTACAAG gACAGAGCTAAATGACTTACCCAACAATCATTCCTGTGATGTTATTGGCCTTGTGACCTTTGTAGGAAGGGTGGAACGAACAAGAAAGAAAG AAGATGGTGAAGACTTCTGGCTCTATCGTTGGGCACATGCCATTGATGGGACCTCAGACAAACCATTCATACTGGAAATATTTGCAACTTCTCAGCCAGATGTATTTGAGCGTATTCACccaa tgacataCCTGGTGTGTACGCAGATGAGGGTGGTACGGGATCTCTCTGAGAATCCTTCCCACACAGTTTACCTTACAACGTCAAATGAAAGTCAGATATTCATCACAG ggtGGCACAAGGGCCAGCCATACACCAAGGATACTAAAGTGAAAAACTTCATTCAGTGGACTAGAACACAGAGTGAAGCTAATCAAATGAGGAAAACTGTCATTGGTGGATATTATCCTTTTCCACGACCTCCAAATAACTTTCTGAAgtattgtaaaaataataaag TTGAATCAGTTTTGAAAGCCATAGGAGAGTTGGGAGAAGAGATTGAAGGTCTGCATTACAGGGAACACAAGCGCATTGCTATTCAAGGAATAATCAGTGCCATAAGATACATCAGCTGTAGCAGTGCAGCTGAAGATGCCTCAGGAGTGGAACCTGTGCAG AAAGATGCACAGACTCTTGAAAGTTCTCCTGTGTCAAAGCAAGATAATGTTCACAAGGGAAAAACAAGAAGCCTTCAAGCTGAAGAACTCGGGTCTTTTCGGGAGCCAAGTTGCACTCCTAGGGAACAGCATCAGCATCAAACTCAACTATCAAAAAAGAGTACAGCCAAGAGAAGGACTCTGCACAAATCATGCACAGACACAGAACA GGGAACCACATCTGTTACTTCTGTATCCTCTTATCCCTATTACACGCGctcagcaaaaaagaaattaag cTTGAATGAATTTCAACATGAAGATTCTGTACAAGGACAGGCTCCATCAGACAGCTCACAGTGCTGCGCAG ACCAAGAAGAAATAAACGATACACCTGAAACTGAAGAGATGGCAAGAACCTGCAGCTCATGGCAGAGTGACCTGTGGGCACAAGTGAAAGACAAGttgatgaaatatttgcatCACAGCACGATTTTCCCAGAAAGCATCCCATGTAAATTTGATTACATGTACAAAGACTTACTTATGCAACAGTACAACCTTCATGCAGCTGTGCATCAGCCAAAAGAAACCAGAATAGATAAAAATATCAATGAATTTAAAAGCACTGGTGGCCTTGGATATTATGAAGTGACAGTTCTGG GTATAAACCACGATGTTGCAATAGACGTTGCCTTTCTCCCACTGTTTGGTCATGAAGATCCCCACTTATTTCCTGTAGAGGAAGATGAAAGTGATCCGTTGCTGTCTTGCATGAGTTGCATCTCTTGTCAGCAGAAGGCCACTGGCAATGGAACATTTTGTGACGTGTTTCCACTTTCAA GTGAAACTGTGAAAGCAGCAATGGACCTCGACGGCAAACATGTTGTCTGTATCTTGGACGTCTGTCACCTGGGTGATGACAAGGTAGAAGTCTTTCTGAGCAAAATCTACAAGACAGTGGAAGCTGATGTGCCAGATCCAgtttaa
- the LOC109369117 gene encoding E3 ubiquitin-protein ligase RNF133-like translates to MRRGNKLGATCFLVIAGVLFRTTETTAERAFVSLLYFNSTSNRSASEQCECGLYGLNSPLLSAQGFVAIPKAASLQACDWNTQFTVTELPWIALIERGNCTFAEKIKVAARRGATAAVIYNAPAKRSYPIPMSHIELSCTVCMEQKMPGEGVTTAVQHLEQECAWR, encoded by the exons ATGAGGCGAGGGAATAAGTTGGGTGCCACCTGCTTCCTGGTGATCGCTGGTGTTCTGTTCAGGACTACAGAGACCACTGCTGAGCGCGCCTTCGTCAGTTTGCTCTACTTCAACAGCACCAGCAACAGGTCTGCGTCCGAGCAGTGTGAATGCGGCCTGTACGGGCTAAACTCTCCTCTGCTGAGTGCTCAGGGCTTCGTGGCCATTCCCAAAGCCGCCAGTCTTCAAGCCTGCGACTGGAACACCCAGTTCACCGTCACGGAACTGCCGTGGATCGCGCTGATTGAAAGAGGCAACTGCACTTTTGCTGAAAAGATCAAGGTGGCGGCCAGGAGGGGTGCGACGGCAGCTGTGATCTACAACGCGCCGGCCAAGCGCAGTTACcccatccccatgtcccacATCG agctgagctgtacTGTTTGTATGGAGCAGAAAATGCCTGGGGAAGGGGTAACCACTGCAGTGCAGCACTTGGAACAAGAGTGTGCTTGGAGGTGA